The Helianthus annuus cultivar XRQ/B chromosome 16, HanXRQr2.0-SUNRISE, whole genome shotgun sequence genome includes a window with the following:
- the LOC110918897 gene encoding F-box/kelch-repeat protein At5g15710 yields MWNNLPSDLLANIFSYLPPPSLARAMAACRHWHDCGRTSAAGYKICGHQYPPWFIALPTRNNNLCFVHNSIENTWHLLNLDHVPSLTRPVSTIAGHGLILFKSVGGVPIRLTVCNPFTGWFHPLPLLRKPRTNPAVGVIEGGPDRFQLYVAGGMSEAASSGAASYEPTLETFDSKSNKWTVIGSMPVEFAVRLTVWTPNESVYSNGVLYWMTSARAYSIMGFEIGSNKWAELSVPMGDTLEFATLITRVGKLAVIGGVHGGYVVVWERGDDGEWVMIEKIACELGNRFMSSKCVGIEGCVCLYKEIGSGMMVWRSDEDSEDKWVWNSIEGCNRVSGKRIENCPIKGLFLHPNLTFSIGLKATTEIENKD; encoded by the coding sequence ATGTGGAACAATCTTCCATCTGATTTGCTAGCCAACATCTTCTCCTACCTACCTCCACCCTCCTTAGCACGTGCCATGGCGGCGTGCCGCCATTGGCACGACTGCGGGAGGACGTCGGCCGCAGGATATAAAATATGCGGCCATCAATACCCGCCATGGTTCATTGCCTTACCCACGCGCAACAACAACTTGTGTTTTGTTCACAACTCAATTGAGAACACTTGGCACTTGCTCAATTTGGATCATGTTCCTAGCCTCACCCGACCTGTGTCCACGATTGCAGGACACGGGTTGATATTGTTTAAATCCGTTGGTGGAGTGCCAATTCGGTTGACGGTTTGTAATCCGTTCACCGGTTGGTTCCACCCTCTTCCACTGTTGCGAAAACCGAGGACTAATCCGGCGGTGGGAGTCATAGAGGGTGGTCCCGACCGGTTCCAATTGTACGTTGCGGGTGGGATGTCTGAGGCGGCTAGTAGTGGTGCCGCCTCATACGAACCCACTTTAGAAACCTTTGATTCTAAAAGTAATAAGTGGACCGTTATAGGGTCCATGCCAGTTGAGTTTGCCGTGAGGCTTACTGTATGGACCCCAAACGAGAGTGTATACTCGAATGGGGTCCTATATTGGATGACCTCAGCCCGTGCATACAGCATAATGGGCTTTGAGATTGGGTCAAACAAATGGGCCGAACTCAGTGTGCCAATGGGCGACACACTCGAGTTTGCCACCTTAATCACACGAGTTGGAAAACTAGCGGTTATTGGCGGGGTTCATGGTGGGTATGTGGTGGTTTGGGAGCGAGGAGACGATGGCGAGTGGGTTATGATTGAAAAAATAGCATGTGAATTAGGAAATAGGTTTATGAGTAGCAAGTGTGTGGGTATTGAAGGGTGTGTGTGTTTATACAAGGAAATCGGTTCGGGCATGATGGTGTGGAGAAGCGATGAAGATTCCGAGGATAAATGGGTATGGAATTCGATAGAAGGTTGTAATCGAGTAAGTGGAAAACGGATCGAAAATTGCCCGATCAAAGGACTATTTCTTCACCCGAATCTCACATTTTCAATAGGTTTAAAAGCTACAACTGAAATTGAAAATAAAGATTGA
- the LOC110916511 gene encoding trafficking protein particle complex subunit 2 has translation MASTACFMIVSRNDIPIYEAEVGTAPKKEEAAHQHQFILHAALDVVQDLAWTTSAMFLKSIDRFNDLVVSVYVTAGHTRLMLLHDSRNDDGIKSFFQEVHELYIKILLNPLYLPGSRVTSSHFDTKVRALARRYL, from the exons atggctaGCACAGCATGTTTTATGATCGTCAGCCGAAATGATATTCCTATATACGAGGCCGAAGTTGGGACGGCTCCTAAA AAAGAAGAAGCTGCACATCAGCATCAGTTTATCCTTCATGCTGCTTTGgatgttgttcaagatcttgcaTGGACGACTAGTGCTAT GTTTTTGAAATCAATTGACAGGTTCAATGATTTGGTGGTGTCGGTTTACGTGACAGCTGGTC ATACACGATTGATGCTGCTTCATGACTCGCGTAATGATGATGGAATTAAGAGCTTTTTTCAGGAGGTCCATGAGCTTTATATAAAG ATTCTTCTGAATCCTCTGTACCTACCAGGATCTCGTGTTACATCGTCACATTTTGATACGAAGGTCCGAGCTCTTGCAAGAAGATACCTATAA